One genomic window of Anabaena sphaerica FACHB-251 includes the following:
- a CDS encoding 2Fe-2S iron-sulfur cluster-binding protein codes for MVQTHTIKVHNRQTGVSYSLEVPEDRYILHTAEHNGIELPFSCRNGACTACAVRVLSGEIYQPEAIGLSPELRRQGYALLCVSYARSDLEVETQDEDEVYELQFGRFFGKGKVKAGLPLDED; via the coding sequence ATGGTTCAGACCCACACAATCAAAGTTCACAACCGCCAAACAGGCGTATCATACAGCCTGGAAGTTCCAGAAGACCGCTATATCCTGCACACAGCGGAACATAATGGCATAGAACTACCGTTTTCTTGCCGAAATGGGGCTTGCACAGCTTGCGCTGTCAGGGTGCTGTCAGGAGAAATTTACCAACCGGAAGCCATTGGACTATCGCCAGAGTTACGCCGTCAAGGTTACGCTTTGTTGTGTGTGAGTTATGCCCGTTCTGACTTAGAAGTAGAAACACAAGACGAAGATGAAGTTTATGAACTTCAGTTTGGGCGCTTTTTTGGTAAGGGCAAAGTCAAAGCGGGTTTACCCTTAGATGAAGATTAG
- a CDS encoding thermonuclease family protein has translation MKIVPGCRYLQGKIAALVPHLGILAQKMTILSCLLLLVSCQAENQPINMTAEVKVARVVSGQTLEVLGMGQQPNLISQVRLIGLDAPDLRQRPWGDNGKELMENLIGEGEKSVKLEFDLEAKDKFGRTLAYVWKDQMFLNEQVLKQGYALFVGRSPNHKYNDRLENAQHWARLMGKGIWNPEKPMRLTPGEFRRMNR, from the coding sequence ATGAAAATTGTACCAGGGTGCAGATACTTACAGGGTAAAATAGCCGCTTTAGTACCCCATTTGGGCATCTTGGCGCAAAAAATGACAATCTTATCCTGTTTGTTGTTGTTGGTCAGTTGTCAAGCCGAAAATCAGCCGATAAACATGACTGCTGAGGTAAAAGTAGCACGGGTGGTCAGCGGACAAACCTTAGAAGTGCTGGGTATGGGACAACAACCAAATTTAATTTCCCAAGTCCGCTTAATTGGTTTAGATGCTCCAGATTTGCGTCAGCGTCCTTGGGGAGATAATGGCAAAGAACTGATGGAAAACTTGATTGGTGAGGGTGAAAAATCTGTCAAGTTAGAGTTTGACCTAGAAGCCAAGGACAAATTTGGACGGACTTTGGCTTATGTGTGGAAAGATCAGATGTTTTTGAATGAACAAGTCCTCAAACAAGGGTATGCTCTATTTGTAGGGCGATCGCCTAATCACAAATATAATGATCGCTTAGAAAATGCCCAACATTGGGCTAGACTCATGGGCAAAGGCATCTGGAACCCAGAAAAACCCATGCGTCTAACTCCCGGTGAATTTCGCCGGATGAACAGGTGA